A single region of the Pontibacter kalidii genome encodes:
- the metG gene encoding methionine--tRNA ligase — protein MTTTPKRYTVTAALPYANGPVHIGHLAGVYLPADIYVRYLRLQGRDVKFICGSDEHGVPITIRAKKEGITPQQAVDKYHELIKKSFEDFRVSFDVYDRTSSKIHHETASDFFLQLYNDGKFIEQTTQQYYDEKAQQFLADRYIVGTCPKCGNENAYGDQCESCGTSLNATDLINPKSTLSGAVPVMRETKHWYLPLNEYEPWLREWIVEGHKGDWKSNVYGQCKSWIDQGLQPRAVTRDLDWGVPVPVEGAEGKVLYVWFDAPIGYISATKALTDDWEKYWKDEDTKLVHFIGKDNIVFHCIIFPSMLKAHGDFILPDNVPANEFLNLEGDKISTSRNWAVWLHEYLQDFPGKGDVLRYTLCANAPETKDNDFTWKDYQARNNNELLAILGNFINRAVVLTQKYYEGAVPTRGELTDYDKTVLEDLEGMPMVIATYLERYRFRDALAELMNLARLGNKYLADTEPWKLIKTDQERVKTIMNIALQISASLSILMEPFLPTSAEKLRNMLNQEQGNWSTAGSADLLPAGHVIGKPELLFEKVEDAAVEAQVQKLLDTKKANEMANAVAAPAKENITFEEFSKMDIRIGTILEAEKVAKTKKLLKLKIDTGIDQRTVVSGIAEFFSPEEIIGQQVSILVNLAPREIKGITSQGMILMAENADGSLAFVQPGKEIKNGGTVS, from the coding sequence AAACGCTATACTGTTACGGCCGCGCTGCCGTACGCCAACGGACCTGTTCACATCGGGCACCTGGCCGGGGTATACCTGCCAGCCGATATCTATGTGCGCTACCTGCGCCTGCAGGGCCGCGACGTGAAGTTTATCTGCGGATCGGATGAGCACGGCGTACCGATCACGATTCGTGCCAAGAAAGAAGGCATCACGCCGCAGCAGGCCGTGGATAAGTATCATGAGCTGATCAAAAAGTCGTTCGAGGATTTTAGGGTGTCGTTTGATGTATATGACCGTACTTCTTCTAAGATCCACCACGAAACAGCTTCTGATTTCTTCCTGCAACTCTACAACGACGGCAAGTTCATCGAGCAGACCACGCAGCAGTACTACGATGAGAAGGCGCAGCAATTCCTGGCCGACCGTTACATCGTAGGCACCTGCCCCAAGTGCGGCAACGAGAATGCCTACGGCGACCAATGCGAGAGCTGCGGTACCTCGCTGAATGCCACCGACCTGATCAACCCCAAAAGCACGCTGAGCGGCGCTGTGCCGGTTATGCGCGAAACGAAACACTGGTACCTGCCCTTGAACGAGTATGAGCCATGGCTGCGCGAGTGGATCGTAGAGGGCCACAAAGGCGACTGGAAATCGAATGTGTACGGGCAGTGCAAAAGCTGGATAGACCAGGGCTTGCAGCCACGCGCCGTAACCCGCGACCTGGACTGGGGCGTGCCGGTGCCGGTAGAAGGGGCTGAAGGCAAGGTGCTGTACGTGTGGTTCGATGCGCCGATCGGCTATATCTCCGCCACCAAAGCGCTTACGGATGATTGGGAGAAGTATTGGAAAGACGAGGACACCAAGCTGGTACACTTCATCGGCAAGGATAACATCGTGTTCCACTGTATCATCTTCCCGAGCATGCTCAAGGCACACGGCGACTTTATACTTCCGGATAACGTGCCGGCCAACGAGTTCCTGAACCTGGAAGGCGACAAGATATCTACTTCCCGTAACTGGGCGGTATGGCTGCACGAGTACCTGCAGGACTTCCCGGGCAAAGGCGACGTGCTGCGGTATACCTTGTGTGCCAATGCGCCTGAAACAAAAGACAACGATTTTACCTGGAAAGATTACCAGGCCCGCAACAACAATGAGTTGCTGGCCATACTTGGTAACTTCATCAACCGCGCGGTGGTACTTACCCAAAAGTACTACGAGGGTGCCGTGCCTACGCGTGGCGAGCTAACCGACTACGATAAAACCGTGTTGGAGGATCTGGAGGGAATGCCGATGGTGATTGCCACCTATTTGGAGCGTTACCGTTTCCGGGATGCGCTGGCCGAACTGATGAACCTGGCCCGCCTGGGCAATAAATACCTGGCCGACACAGAGCCCTGGAAGCTGATCAAAACAGACCAGGAGCGCGTGAAAACCATCATGAACATTGCGCTGCAGATTTCTGCCAGCCTGAGCATTCTGATGGAGCCGTTCCTGCCAACCTCTGCCGAAAAGCTGCGCAACATGCTCAACCAGGAGCAGGGCAACTGGTCTACGGCCGGTTCTGCTGACTTGCTGCCTGCCGGCCACGTAATCGGTAAGCCGGAGCTGCTGTTCGAGAAAGTGGAAGACGCCGCCGTGGAAGCCCAGGTACAGAAACTGCTGGACACGAAAAAGGCCAACGAAATGGCAAACGCCGTGGCAGCACCTGCTAAGGAGAACATCACGTTCGAGGAGTTCTCTAAAATGGACATCCGCATCGGTACCATCCTGGAGGCTGAGAAGGTCGCCAAAACCAAAAAGCTCCTGAAGCTCAAGATCGACACCGGGATTGACCAGCGCACGGTCGTCAGCGGCATTGCCGAGTTCTTTAGCCCGGAAGAGATCATCGGGCAGCAGGTAAGTATATTGGTGAACCTGGCTCCGCGCGAGATCAAAGGCATCACCAGCCAGGGTATGATCCTGATGGCCGAGAATGCCGATGGCTCGCTGGCCTTTGTGCAGCCAGGCAAAGAGATCAAGAACGGCGGAACAGTCAGCTAG
- a CDS encoding Pycsar system effector family protein translates to MIDDDILDRANVFVGHHLPMKGTNELVGFDLQHTKSLVAVAEAISRFCDFNERDNRLLLLAAWLHDLYCDEEGELLEEQKILPVTEFLVSSGLSKAEILKISQSIAATRYPQQPRDLLEEALCDAVASFLAAEDFVPRAEQKAGASTTKIGQYNWIERHITLLKKHYYFTKYAKRAFSGGKESNLKLLKKKRKELSQDNAELEALWEENKSLKKDLRKEKEQKVSKGIETMFRTTMASHLQLSVIADNKANMLISVNAIIASIMISSFFSKFQDVPHLLLPSILLTVVCLVTVILAIRSTRPNIKNMAVPDNKIDFLFFGDFVQLDSGTYREGIRNIMRDHNLLYNSMADNIYLQGKVLSRKYRLLKLAYTVFALGIGLVLLSYVLAWLFFSDS, encoded by the coding sequence ATGATAGACGATGATATTCTGGATAGGGCGAATGTCTTTGTAGGGCACCACCTGCCGATGAAGGGCACGAACGAGTTAGTGGGGTTTGACCTGCAGCATACCAAAAGCCTGGTCGCCGTGGCAGAGGCCATTAGTAGGTTCTGCGACTTCAATGAGCGCGACAATAGGCTCCTCTTGCTAGCGGCCTGGCTCCATGACCTGTACTGCGACGAGGAGGGGGAGCTGCTAGAGGAGCAAAAGATTCTGCCCGTCACCGAGTTCTTAGTGAGCAGTGGCCTATCTAAGGCCGAAATACTGAAGATATCCCAAAGCATAGCTGCCACACGCTATCCCCAGCAGCCCCGGGACCTGCTGGAGGAGGCCCTTTGTGATGCCGTTGCCAGTTTCCTGGCCGCAGAAGACTTTGTGCCCAGGGCCGAGCAGAAAGCAGGCGCCTCCACCACGAAAATCGGGCAGTATAATTGGATCGAAAGGCACATCACGCTTCTCAAAAAGCATTATTACTTTACCAAGTACGCTAAACGCGCCTTCTCGGGCGGCAAAGAGAGCAACCTGAAGCTCCTAAAGAAAAAGCGCAAGGAACTCAGCCAAGACAACGCCGAGCTGGAAGCACTTTGGGAGGAGAATAAAAGCCTGAAGAAAGACCTACGGAAGGAGAAAGAGCAGAAGGTCAGCAAAGGGATAGAAACCATGTTCCGGACCACTATGGCCAGCCACCTGCAGCTAAGCGTGATTGCCGATAACAAAGCCAACATGCTCATCTCGGTGAATGCCATCATCGCCTCCATCATGATATCGTCCTTCTTCAGCAAGTTTCAGGATGTGCCGCACCTGCTTCTCCCTTCCATCCTGCTCACGGTGGTTTGCCTTGTCACCGTTATCCTGGCCATCCGCTCCACCCGGCCCAACATCAAGAACATGGCCGTACCGGACAACAAGATAGACTTTCTCTTCTTCGGAGATTTCGTGCAACTGGACTCCGGCACGTACCGGGAGGGTATCCGCAACATCATGCGCGACCACAACCTGCTCTACAACAGCATGGCCGACAACATCTACCTGCAGGGAAAAGTGCTGTCCAGGAAATACCGCTTGCTCAAGCTCGCCTATACCGTCTTTGCGTTGGGCATAGGCCTTGTTTTGTTAAGCTATGTGCTGGCGTGGTTATTCTTTAGCGATAGCTGA
- a CDS encoding adenylate/guanylate cyclase domain-containing protein, producing MSRNRQLAAIMFTDIEGYTAIMQHDEQQALALKDRHREVLQRYHQQYNGRIVQYYGDGALSMFQSAVSAVECALAMQLAYRQAPQVPVRMGLHMGDVVFDEEQLFGDGVNLASRVESLGVAGSVLISDKVQDEVLNHPAIKTYSVGVYQFKNVERKVEVFALDHEGLVKPAPNSLNGKTEQKKKSALRTSKRPPPKSIAVLPLVNMSNDPEQQYFSDGIAEEIINALSNLKDLKVAGRTSSFKFDRRNVDLREVGEKLGVSTVLEGSVRKQGERFRITVQLTKVEDGFHMWSERYDGDMHDIFAVQDQIATEITEKMKVTLLGKGRSKIRETSTHNSEAYELYLKGRFYLNRRGTYIITGIKFLEQAIKLDPGFALAHAEYADANLMAGLYGLVPPNKVMLKARRSAETALKLNPMLCETYCALGSYYCYIWDLPEAEKNFLKSIELNPSYAPAHVRYGLNYLAWMKGDFAKAEEHGRKAIKLEPLSAICFGIYAQILHTAGKFSEALEACKTGLELDGSSFLCLLYEGYSYLFLKQYEKALACFERLMVLSDRHNFVHGALIMTLSKMGDLERARQELSNLKERAQREYIVCTVIGIAAGWVNDSLDEAFHYFEKGYREHDPLLVSLKHEHWVSDAIRADPRYPKLLEKMNNRNLLRYQSR from the coding sequence ATGAGTCGAAATAGACAACTTGCCGCTATTATGTTTACCGATATTGAAGGGTATACGGCTATCATGCAGCATGATGAGCAGCAGGCATTGGCTCTTAAAGACCGGCACCGCGAAGTGCTGCAGCGCTATCACCAGCAATACAATGGCCGCATTGTGCAGTACTATGGCGATGGGGCGCTCAGTATGTTCCAGAGTGCCGTGAGTGCGGTAGAGTGCGCGCTGGCCATGCAGTTGGCGTACCGGCAGGCGCCACAGGTTCCGGTGCGCATGGGCCTGCACATGGGGGATGTGGTCTTCGATGAGGAGCAGCTTTTCGGAGATGGGGTAAACCTCGCCTCCCGCGTGGAGTCTCTGGGTGTGGCCGGCAGTGTGCTGATCTCTGACAAGGTACAGGATGAAGTCCTGAATCACCCGGCTATCAAGACCTATTCCGTGGGCGTCTATCAATTCAAAAACGTGGAGCGGAAGGTGGAGGTGTTCGCCCTGGACCACGAAGGCCTGGTGAAGCCCGCCCCAAACTCCCTGAACGGGAAAACGGAGCAAAAGAAAAAATCCGCCTTGAGAACTTCAAAAAGGCCGCCGCCCAAGAGTATAGCCGTACTGCCCCTCGTGAACATGAGCAACGACCCGGAGCAGCAGTATTTCAGCGATGGGATTGCCGAGGAGATCATCAACGCCCTGTCGAACCTAAAGGACCTGAAGGTAGCGGGCCGCACCTCCTCCTTCAAGTTCGACAGAAGGAACGTGGACCTGCGGGAGGTGGGCGAAAAGCTTGGCGTGAGCACGGTGCTGGAGGGCAGTGTGCGCAAACAGGGGGAGCGCTTTCGTATCACGGTCCAGCTGACCAAAGTAGAGGACGGGTTCCATATGTGGTCGGAGAGGTATGACGGGGATATGCACGATATCTTTGCGGTGCAGGACCAGATCGCGACGGAAATAACCGAGAAAATGAAGGTAACCCTGCTGGGCAAAGGCCGGAGCAAGATACGGGAAACTTCTACCCATAACTCGGAGGCTTATGAACTATACCTGAAAGGCAGGTTCTACCTTAACAGGAGGGGCACTTATATCATCACAGGTATAAAATTCCTGGAGCAGGCCATCAAGCTGGACCCTGGCTTTGCCCTGGCGCATGCCGAGTATGCCGACGCCAACCTGATGGCCGGCCTTTACGGGCTGGTGCCGCCCAACAAGGTGATGCTCAAAGCCAGGCGATCCGCCGAAACGGCTCTTAAGCTGAACCCCATGCTCTGTGAAACCTATTGTGCGCTCGGATCTTACTATTGCTACATCTGGGACCTGCCCGAAGCGGAAAAGAACTTCCTGAAGTCGATAGAGCTGAACCCTAGCTATGCGCCGGCCCATGTCCGGTACGGGTTGAATTACCTGGCCTGGATGAAGGGGGATTTCGCCAAAGCGGAGGAGCATGGTCGGAAGGCCATCAAACTAGAGCCGCTTAGCGCCATCTGCTTCGGCATCTACGCCCAGATTCTGCACACGGCCGGCAAGTTCAGTGAGGCGCTGGAAGCTTGTAAAACCGGGTTGGAGCTGGACGGCAGTTCCTTCCTGTGCCTGCTGTATGAAGGATATTCCTACCTGTTCCTGAAGCAGTATGAGAAGGCGCTGGCCTGTTTTGAGCGGTTGATGGTGCTCTCGGACAGGCATAACTTCGTACACGGAGCCCTGATCATGACATTGAGCAAGATGGGGGACCTGGAGCGGGCGCGTCAGGAGCTCAGCAACCTCAAGGAGCGGGCCCAAAGGGAGTACATCGTGTGCACGGTGATAGGAATAGCGGCTGGCTGGGTAAACGATAGCCTGGATGAGGCCTTCCATTACTTCGAAAAAGGCTATCGGGAGCATGACCCCCTGCTGGTCTCGCTCAAGCACGAGCACTGGGTTTCCGATGCTATCAGGGCGGACCCACGCTACCCGAAACTGCTGGAGAAAATGAACAATCGCAACCTCCTGCGGTACCAGAGCAGGTAG